One Papaver somniferum cultivar HN1 unplaced genomic scaffold, ASM357369v1 unplaced-scaffold_76, whole genome shotgun sequence genomic window, tataggcggagggaccaattctcttagattaagaaaattaccttgaattcatcatttttcatgttttttcttgttttacccTTTGTCTTATTACTAACACAATTTTCTATATACAATAAACAAgggtatttttgggaaaattcATCTTGAAAATAGGACTCCGCCTATCTATTGGtacaaagaaaattcaaaattaCCCCATATAATAGCTACGGAGGGAGTACAATATTGTGATGCTACAAGTACCAACGACCAAAATAGGAAAAAAAGCAGtttagagctagcactatggtgctGGCTATCCTttccctatccctcaaatgtagggaagggatggcaCATGGAATGCAAGCTTGCTATGGAGGCGCcccatcccttccctacatgaaacggctactcagtagccgtataaATAGTGCCACACGATAACTGAGTAGCCGTATAAGTCAACTCGTTAACTTGACCGATACGACTACTGAGGAGTAGCAGCATTTACAAACGTTGTAGTGATTCCAACATCATCTTCGACGGTATACCCAAACATTACCATGTTAGCCATGGAAACCAAAAATAATGAGACACAAATGATACTAATGCCAATTATTTTGGATTGTTTGTGTTGAAGAACTTTCTGTCAATTTATAATATGCATTCAAAGTGGCCGTTGGAAACTAGCCGTTACTAAAGATCTGttggtataacaaaatataattcaaatTATCGTAATtagaaatatataaattaatgTTACTGAAAAGGAAATTACATTACCGGAACTGAAACACAGTTtgacttaaaagaaaaaaaacatttaaaCTAAGCTACTAAAAAAAGAAATCGGTTTTCCCTTGCCTCTCCATCTGCCTGGCCAATATGGCATTCTGTTTTAATTCAAAGTACTTTCTTGCATTTGGAGCCATCTTTTCGAGATCCAATTGCATTATttccctttcttctttctctcgagcaacttcaatttgttgttgtgttgtctctAGCAACTTTTccataatttggttttgttgttcctgACGAGGTGCAACTGTCATTCGTGATTCTTTTAGAAAATCAACAAGTTTACTGCCCGCGTCGCTCATCTGGGAGTCTTGGAAGGAAGCTGTGGCAGGTTTGCTTGACCCAACGACCTTTTTATTAATAAGGGTTTTTTTCGCTGCTCTAGAAACGCGTTTATCTCCTGTTAATCCACCTGACGACGTTCCAGGTATTGTACTTGGGTTCGTACCAGGGGTATATCCTAAAGGAATAGGGACACCGCTAGGGACATTATAAGAGTTTTGAAATTGATTTGCAAATGGCGTCTCGATGAATTGGCTTGTACTTGGATTCTGGGAAAATGGGTTTGGAGAACTAAACGTATTAGAGAAATTTCCATGAACTTGAGATGACGGAGGATTAGAATCATGGTCCATATCTTCAGCTACACCCACTTGTACATCTTGAACATCTTTAAGCAGTTCATACTCGACATCTCGCTCAAAGTCTTTTTTTGTATATGTAAGCTTTTCGCAATTAACATCTACAACAATGTAAACAAATCATAAATAAGATATATTAAACTATTTAGAAACTACATATACAACAACTATAATGAAACATAGTTAAATAATATACCCGGTTAATAGAGTCCAAGCCTGGATTACTTATATTAGCTCTTGCAACACAATCGGAAAACTTATCCACTTCAGTCTtgattttgctaaaccgattacgAACGCTTTTTACAGTAAGTTCTTGTCTATTCCCACCACAAGCTTCCACAAATTTTTTAAAAAGGATTTCCTAAAACTCTTCCTTATCTTCATAACTGTTATAACCGAGACCAATGTACTCAGTAAGAATGTGATGATCTTCCAAAGTACTAAATCTCtttctaagtttccttttttgCGTCTGAGTCTCCGACATtattgatcaaaagaaaatttaaatctATTTcgtaaacaaaaaataaattggAGAGATTGatgtaagaagaagaaatttgtagTGAAGAAATCCATTGatgtaagaagaagaaattgattttgtgtggtttgagtagagaattatagtggtatttatagaggattttgaaaaaatgaccgTTGGGATCCGATGGTGGAGAAGATAGAGCCGTTattaatgatggatggttaggatcgggtATGAGAGAGGTATCAACGggaaaaggtcaaacaaataatTTTACGAAATGGCTACTGTGTTGCCGTGCAAAATGCTACGGCTACCGAGTAGCCGTATCAACGGTTATACGGTTACTGATTTTCCGTAAAGCAATTTCACACGACAACTCAGTAGCCGTGTGATTTCCCTTTCCTACAACTGTGATcagatgtgatcatccatgtAGGAATAGAGGGTGATATCCCTACATGAGTAGGGATTTGAGAGACCATAGggatttgattttttgatttttaaggGAAATTGAGGGATAGGGAGGGGATGAACCCCTCCATAGTGCTAGTTCTTAGAGTGTGaagtttttattagaaacatAAGGTAAATATATCATTAATGGAGCAGACTTGTGTGATACTACTAATCAGGTGGAATCATCTGCTCATTTATTTAATTCATCATAGTTGGTATTGGTATTCGAATGCTAAGTTATAATGGAGATTTTCTTATTTGGATTAATCTGAGTTGCGAAAAAAAATATTCAGTATCATATGCTGGAAGATTTCGAATCACATAAGGGAGGTTGATTTTAATAAGGATACACTAGACCTTATGGAATGCACAAAGAAAACCAAACTTTCTTAGAAGAattataaagatttttttttttttagccaattaataaattttagttcattcaaatcaaaatagtgattacatgttaCCTTACAAaattaacaaaaacatcaaaaaaacatcaagataatcaaaaccctaatacaaataaggatatCTACTACGAGTATATCGGGAACAGAAAGAGCGATAAACCGCAGATATACTCAATTTTTGATTATGTATAAGGGAAAgatgatggtataatccggaaATAATTCAGACCATTTGATTTGATTGTATTCTTCTATGATAAGAGATTCTCCTGAAAGGAAGGAGTGTTCAatcgttgatgtttttgaatcgagagaagcaagccacgaaccagccatcaaagattgaagaactcaccccacaacgacgaagaaaaatcTCCCCAAAACGGCGAAGAAACATGTCAAAAGACACAAAAAATGATGTAGATACATCTTCTTCGATAACTATTACCtaaaactagaaaagaaaaataaatccttgctcagatctggtaTAAAAAGATcaaatctgagcaagaaagatgaaacaactcttgggttttttttttttgaaaagggaggagaaaatgaagaagaaaaagaagaatcataAAGATAATACTATGAAATAACAGtgggtaaaaaaataaaaaacagatgTAATAGAGATGAAATTAAAAAGGTTTTGCaataaataagacatatataatgttttttttttgttaatttattcTTTGGCTGAATTGATGTGAATCATGTGTCATGTTTGAGCCAATTCACGAGTCAGATCttacttaaaataaaaaataaatgattTGATATCTGGCTCGAGCTGTGTCTGACGCCAAGTCAGATTAAGACaccaaatcagcaaaaaaaatcaTACTCTACATATTGTCCCAAACCCTGGAATCTCCGACtataattgatttgattttgatcaCAACGACTACAATTGATTCCGAGACCAAATTGGGTTATAGTCTGGGAGTATAGTCGTAACTATGATACTCCTCCGTATcacatatataggcggagggaccaattctcttaaattaagaaaattatcttGAATTCatcctttttcatgttttttcttgtTTAACACTTTGTCTTATTACTAATACAATTTTCTATGTACAATAAATAAggatatttttaaaaaaattcatCTTGAAAATAGGACTCCGCCTATCTAGAAAATTCAAAATCACCACTGCATAATAGCTAGGGAGGGAGTACAATATTGTGATGCTACGAGTACCGATGACCAATATAGGAAAAACAGCCGTTTAGTGAGGGTTTTGTTCATTTAACGTTCATTTGTTGGTAAGTAAAATATGGTATTCAGCTGGCTATATAGCAATTTCGTAAATTTCTGCAGCATCATTAAATGGAAGTTGATCATTTAAAAAAACAATAATGATTGGTATTTATCTCTATTCAAAAgtaaaaatgattgaattttatccACACAAATGAAAAAGAAGAGTAAAACAGTAAATTCCCTGACACAGTCTCTGGTCTTTACAGTAATTGAATCCAAAAGCAGGGGTAAACAAATCATCcactttactttactttttgttggaaatcaGAAAGAAAATGACATATGCATCGGTCATCAAACCAACGATCCAGATTCAGCACCAGTTACCAAAGCTAATTACAATCCGTTAGATTAAAGGTAGAAAACTTAACCATGGTTAGTCAAAAAGGGTTCAAATAGTTAGTTAAAAACGAAAAAGAACATCCTGGTTCTGTATTTTACAGACAGTGAGAAGAGGAAAAAAGAGGGTTTTTGAGTTTTGAGTTTCTCTCAGGGAAGCTGGATGGTATATTCTGAATCTGATCttgtttatgatttttattggaaTTCAGCTCTTTCTGAAACTTGGGTTGTGATTAGATTTTTGTTTGAGTTTGTATAACTCTAGATTCAGATTCATCTTACTTCATTGCTTCTCAAGGTTAGAATCATAAATGTTTGAATCTTTTTTGTCTGTAGTTGATGTAGAGTGCAGATAAGAACTAAAACAAGTAAGGGTTtcaagttttgtttttgttttttttcttagtaTTTGATTAGATCTCAGAGgaattgtaattttttgtttttgtttgtaaaAGTGAAAAATGACATCTGTAGATCCAATGGGGTTGTTTAGTTTTAGTGTTAAAGTTGTTTAAAATCTTTGTTTGTAATCATGTTGATTCAAAAGTGGAAGTTCAAGAAATTTGTACAGTTCAACAAGGTTGAAACCCTAGATTAGTATGTTGTTGGCTGTATCCAAAAAATGTCTGATTTTCTTGAGGAGGTGTTGGAGTTAGTGTTTGGTTTCCTTACAACACACCAAGACAGGAATGCTGTTTCTCTTGTTTGTAAGTCATGGTTTCGAGTTGAGAGATGGAGTAGGGAAAGAGTTTTTATTGGAAATTGTTACGCCATTACTCCTGAAAGATTGATTACTAGGTTTCCGAGAGTTAAGGCTCTCACATTGAAAGGGAAGCCTCATTTTGCTGATTTTAATTTGGTTCCTCATGATTGGGGAGGTTTTATATATCCATGGATTGAAGCTATGGCTAAGAGTTATCCAGGGCTTGAGGAGCTTCGGTTGAAGAGAATGGTTGTCTCTGATGATAGCCTTGAATTGTTATCTCGTTCGTTCCCCAATTTCAAGTCGCTTGTACTTGTCACTTGTGAAGGGTTTACTACAGATGGACTCGCTGCTATTGCTGCTAACTGCAGGTAAAATACATCTTTCTGGTTCTTGTCTTAGTTTTGTATTAGATTGAACATGTTTGTTATTGATGTGTGCTCATGAATCTGGACATTGTTTCTCTATTTGTTTTCATTAACCACAAAATAACATGTGGGTATGTCTTCTTGAATGTTGTCTGTTATGGAATCTGTGTTAAAAATACTAATTCGTTTGCACATTAGTCCAAGTCTCCGGTTCCtgttgttttgtttgaatttttaaCTTTAGGAATGGGTGCCGCAAACTCCATCAATTAGACTGCCGTAAAGTTGATGCCAAGTTGTTGAATGTTACATCCTTGAATGTCAATCATTATGACATGAGATTAGAATTTAGATAGATATAGAGAAATACACCAGAGTACTTACTTTGGTATGGTTATGAAGGTGATTCGCTTCTAGTTGCTTGCTTATGTGATGTGTTAATTACTACGAGTTACAAGAATAGCCCTCACAGGGGAACCAAGAGCTTCCTGAATTTAACAATCCATTTACTTAATCGAGGTGTTTGGCTGAATGGGCTAGGTTATgtaattgcttctaaggggatcGATTGCATCTCTATCCTCAAAAGGgttcacaaattttttttttaataagctcCATCCACTTCATCTAAGCAACATGTGCCAACAAAGCACACTTAAACCTGTAACTTGGTCTTGATAATTATCAATCTAAAGGAAGCGGATTGCTAGGTTTAGGTGTACTTGAGCTTGTTTTTCAGCTAGCCTCTTGTCTTGATTCCTCGTTTAAACTGTAGTCACATCCATATATGAAACTAGAGGTGAAAATCTCATCCAGATTGTGGTTCTTCATGAGCTGAAATACGTGAAAACACGTTTGTCTATCACTTGTTTTTTTGTTCTCtcaatattgtttcctctatgGATTATCATTTTTGGGTGTTCTGTTATAGATATGGCTGTCACACTATGCATCTGTTCATGCACAATATTTGTTGTAAACTGCTTATAACTCGTATGCTCTACATTTGCTTTGTATTATGGTAAATGTTCCTTAGTTGTTAAAACTTGATTCTCAAGGTTTATGGCTGAACTGTATTTCATAGAAATACAAGTTGGAGAGCGATAATTCTGTTCTAATGCCATGCTTTATTTATATAGGGTTCTGAGAGAGCTGGACTTGCAAGAAAATGAAGTTGATGATCAAAGGGGCCACTGGCTGAGCTGTTTTCCACAAACATGCACTTCTCTTGTCTCTTTAAATTTTGCATGTCTAAAAGGAGAGGTTAATTTGGGAGCCCTTGAGAGGCTTGTGGCCAGATGCCCAAACTTAAGAAGTCTGAAGCTAAACCGTTCAGTTCCCCTTGAGATGCTCCAGAGAATCCTAAATCTCGCTCCTCATCTCGTGGATTTGGGCACTGGTTCGTACATCGATGAACCTGAGTCTGAGACCTACGGGAAATTCTCGAAGGCCGTCATCAAATGTAAATCTGTCAGGAGTTTATCAGGGTTTTTAGAGGTTGCTCCTGCCTGCTTACCTGCTATGTATTCCATTTGCTCAAACCTGACTTCCTTGAACTTGAGCTATGCACCAGGAATTAAGGGTACTGAGCTCATCGGAATAATTCTTCGCTGCAACAAACTTCAACGACTATGGGTCCGATCTCTTAACATACTTTTGTTAATCTTATCCTTGATTTCTCTTCATTATAATTGATGATTAAAGTTTTCAATTCATATGCAGATATTGGATTGTATTGGAGATAAAGGGTTAGAAGTTGTGGCTTTTATTTGTAAAGAGCTACAAGAGTTGAGGGTGTTTCCATCCCTTCATGGTGCAGAGAATGCATGTGTAACGGAACATGGGCTGGTTGCTTTATCCATGGGTTGTCCGATGCTTAATTCATTGCTATACTTCTGTCATCAGATGACAAATGCTGCCCTCATAACTGTGGCTAAGAACTGCCCCAATTTCGTTCGCTTTAGATTATGCATCCTTGACCCCAAAAAGCCCGACCATGTCACGTTACAGCCGCTAGATGAAGGCTTTGGAGCAATTGTTGAGTCTTGCAAGGGGCTCAGACGATTGTCACTTTCTGGTCTTTTGACCGACAGGGTTTTCATGTACATCGGGATGTATGGGGAACAATTAGAGATGCTTTCTGTTGCATTTGCTGGGGATAGTGATAAGGGAATGCTTTATGTGTTGAACGGGTGTAGGAAACTCCGGAAGTTGGAAATCAGGGATAGTCCGTTTGGTGATATGGCGCTTCTGAGAAACATGGGAAAGTATGAAGCAATGCGATCCCTTTGGATGTCATCTTGCGATGTTACTCTCAGAGGCTGCAAGACTCTTGCGAACACGATGACGAAGCTCAATGTGGAAATCATGAATGAAAGTCAGGAGAAACTCAATGATAGTCAGAAGGTAGATAAGATGTATGTATACCGATCCCTAGATGGACCTCGAAGGGATGCTCCCGACTTTGTTTGGACCTTGTGAGTGAACTGGTGACATTGCTGCCTTGTGTTAGGTATGTACTTTATGGCTTTGTAGGATTTTTCGTCTTTCAAATGTTTTTCTCTGAACTTTTTCTCCTATGACCAGTGGAAAGTTATGTTTGTTGTATTCAGTTATTAAATATCGTCTAATAGTTCGTTCTATATATTATGAAAATATTCTGGTTGTGATTTATGTATATTTGCGTAGATGATTACGATTCTTGTCAGTCTGTTCTATACAGAATGTTTGCCTGCAAGGGAGTTTCCAACGTTTTAGTATAAGTTGGATGCTTCCCCATTGGCTAAGAGGATAAACGGCAGACACATGGAATGATGTTAAGAGCTTTAGTTTACAGTATTACATTTCTAGACAAACATAGAATGTGAAAATAAACCGAAATTTTGTTTGGACGTAGTGTTATTCGTCTGACACAGTACACATTAAAACACATATAGGAGCACTGAACTTAGTAGTGTATTTGTTGAAAGAAACGTAGAAACCAGCCTCCAGTAGAATAGAGAATATGCAAATCAAAGCTCGGACTATAACAAACAGTCCAACGCGCAACAGCAACAGAGTACAGCAGCACTGTAAAAGTGGTAGATATAACATAAGCCTTAGTTAGAATGACAGAAACAGAAATTCTGGAAAGTTAATAGGGCGAAGGGTATCTACCATCCTTTTAGAAAAGGGCAGCAGCCTGAGTCATCATCTTCCTGGACCTGTTGGTAGGGCTGTTGAGGTGGTGGACCACCATCATTGAAGTATCCCTGAAATCCAGGTGGTGGTGGTACCGGAGAGTATGATGCTGGTGGTGGATAAATTGTGGATAAATTGGTATGTACCCTGCATTTCAGACATGAAAAGAAACTTGTAAAATTTGAGAAGCCCGTGATAATGAAGCTGTTAGTGGAACTAAACCCTCCAAGGGTATGATCATGATAATACCAGGTGGTGGTGGTACCGGTGGATATGATTCTGGTGGTGGATAACTTGGTGGGAACCCTGCGTTttagacaaaaataaataaatctgagaaccacatgaatatgaagcTGCTAGTGGAACTAAACCTAGAGGGGATGATCATGATAATACCAGGTGATGTGTAGGCCTCGTCTGACTCCTCGACAACGGTAGCCTCCTtattaactcttttttttttctgctgaAACGACCGACTTCAAATTGCAGAGATCAACAGAGAGTTGGCCTAGAAATGATACTAGTGAGTTAACTAGTAGCTGATACATGTTAGTGTAGAATTGTAGAGCATTTGGTATGGGAAATGAAATGGTCTAAATTGAGAAAGCTCTTGTGGAACAAGTGATTTGCAGTGGGTTGGTCTGTGTTTGTTTAGCATGCAATGCCCACCCACCAGTCTTgtcaatttctttcttttattgATTGGATGTTAGCATTTGCTTCTTTCTTTTAAGCTAATGAGATTGATGCACTTTCCGAAATCCCATGGCCCTTTCTCCATAGTGGCATTCTACCACCGCTAAAGATGAACATTCACGTTCAGAGTGAGAGAGGAGAGCAAGACATGAATGCCATTGTTTAGATGTCATCCCGCAAAGCAACTCTCGTAGGCCTGCAAGACGCTTATTGAACTTTTTGTCACGCACCTTTCCAAGTATCTCCATCATGTTGCACTGTGATTGCTAGAATAAGTGGAACACCTGGGCACACCCAAGCACATATAGTACAACACAACACCCTCGGTTCATAAGATTCATTACAGCCGAAACAAAGCCAAACGGCTGTTCAATTTATTTCATGAGTTACAACAAGAACCATGAAACAACTGTAGGAAACGAACACACAAATTTTATCCCCTCAAGGAAGGTGCATGGTTGCTTAATCTCATCCCCGGGACAGAATAAGCAAGCAACAGAACATCAGAATACCCGGCTTTGTTAATAGGTCACCTACCCAAATCACCCGGCGATGTAGTAACAACGCCCCAAGCAGGAAAAACAACTGTAAAGAGAAACCAAAATGAGATTAGATCGACGATCGAATGAATCATGGGAGAAAGTTTTGTAATTACAAAGAAATATCGTAGTCTTTGTATATTCTACCATAAAtcaagcacataacaacaaccaaaGCACCCATTAGTACAACAACACTCATATTCTACCATAAACGAAGATAAGGGTCGCTAATTGGGATTTCTTGTTTCAATGGGATGCGAGTCTCATCAGAACTCATCCTCTCCGACTAAAGATTACGCTCTAACTGCAAGTAACTAGTGTGTCAACTCGATATTcgatatatatacatatacatatagCGTGTCGATGCAAAGACTAGTAGCTAAATAAAGTGACTAAAGTATAAATTTGGTCTCGATCAACTGGTCTCGTTCAAGAATGCTGCTCTGACGAAGTGCACATTGAGCTGGAGCACACTCCAGCAAGCCCCTTGTTCAAGAATCCCTAACAAAACTGGGTCATGAAATAACATTCAGCAATATACGTAAAGATGAAATATTACAAGAACCCCTTGGACTCCTCCTACCTCTGCAATTTTTATCCATCCCTCACAGAAGAAGCCTAAGGTGTTCCGCTTTGGTGGTTTGATAGAGAATTTTTGCGTTGCTCAAGGATGAGTTTGTTATCCAATTATGGCGAAGACAACCTTGGGTCGGGCAAAACCCCTACTTCATCTTTTATGACTAATCTCCCTATTGACTGTCTAACTCTTATATTTAAGCGCTTCAAACAAGATGATCGTGTTTCCTTTGGACTAACTTGTCGTCAGTGGCTTCATATCCAGAACAACAGTATCGAATCCTTACTGTTGTTTCGTACTCGCAAGAACTAGTGCAGATGAAAGCTTTCCTATAATGCCTTTGATGTTTGACAGTTATATGTTTGAGATCCTCTCGTATGACTGATAAGGGTTTGGAGGTCCTCTGTTAATTGTTGTGCATGCTTAAAGGAGGTTAGGCTCTCCGGTTGTCACCCGATTACTGATTCTGGAAtaagttttcttttacaaaactgTCGAGAACTGGGTTcacattggatttttttttttctgatcctTCAAAAGAATAGATTAAAAAGCACACAAGCCGTGTGCGGGCAAATACATAGATAAAGAGCGAAAAACCCACCAACAAAAAGCAAAGCTAAACAAAAGGAAATTCAAAGAGTGTCAACAAAAGAAGACACATCTTgcaaaacctaaaaaacaaaatAGCAACTTGCAAACTACAATGTGGATCACcgcctaaaaaaaattatccctCGCCGACATCTTCTATTATTAAACCATCGTGGTTTTTTGGCTGAACATTTCTTCATGGTTAGCCTTCACAGATGGAAATTCTAAGCCCCATAAAGATCCATAATCCACGAGCTTATCTGCCGAGACGTTAGGAGCTTTAGGGCCTGTTTGGTacggttttcaaaaacagttttcaaaaatagttttccactgttttaaaaacatacccttttttccttgttttcattttctaaaaattatttggtaaactgtttttgaaaacaaggaaaaccaactaaatcggatcaaatgtaaagattcgtctaagagatagtgatattagccatgactcacttgcggTCATtcccccatctcttactttgttctgaaaagaagaaaataaaaaagaaaagaaaaaaagagaaaacacagaaaacaataatttgttgttttcatttttttgtttttaaaaacagaaaacagatagaaaacattttctgaaaatgtccctaccaaacgcgttttctcctgttttttgttttctctgtttttaaaaacagaaaactgtttttgaaaactataccaaacaggctctTAGCTTTTTTTACTTTTTGTGGTTCCAAGCCTAATTAAGTTATGGTTAGTTTTGGTCAGGCCATGGCATAAGTTCATGGCTAAAAAGTTTAGTTTCTTCGGTTTATTATGGGATTAGTTTGAATATTTGGTGCTTGTAAACTTCAAAAATTTGAAGGAGCCTCGTAGAAAATGAATTAGTTCTGCAGATTTTCCAAGATCGTACTTTTGAGCGTTTGAGTTTTTTTACTCTCATTTCCTACGTCTCTAACAGATAAACATACTCGTTACTGTGCATATGTCAGTATGGCGTTTCTTATCTAGGCTTAATTGGGGGTCTGGAAAATAATTGGGGGCTCGCCAATTTTGTTTGCACCCCAAAACTTTCAGGGACGTATCAATAGTAAAGTGAAAATATTGTTTtaccttttatttttttaattttttttaatcgaaattttaaaatcaaaatcaaaatcaatttatttttttgcgaattttatgtttgcaaaaaaaaaatcggctcaaaattgtatgaaaagtcggcatgaaatttttaaaaaattaacgaccctcaagagtcgtcattgtttcagtgacgactctaaataGTCGTTATTGTTCAAAAAACGACCCTCAGAAGTCGTCattgtttcagtgacgactctaaacattCGTTATTGCttataaaagagtcgttatcttcaTTAATGGCGGAATATATTAAAGGGTCGTCATATGCGTAGTTGAACATTAACGACTGTCTAGAATCGTCACTAAAACAATGGcgactcttgagggtcgtttTTGGAACAAaaacgactgtttagagtcgtcactgaaacaatgacgactcttgagggtcgttacttttttaaaaatttcatgacgacttttcatacaaatttgaacataatttttttttccaaacataaaatttgtaataaaacatatgattttaaaattttgcactaattaaatgaTATTACCACTAATTAAgtgagattatcactaattagatAAGGGATAGATTAGGTATTatcaaaatatttggataaggggtgacccaaattaggattgggtgaccttttttgtcctctagccGGAGGCCCCCAACTACTTTCCGGGGCCCCAATTCAGCTTTGGTTCTTATGTATTTCTAGGAATAAATTCATCAAATATACAATGAGTCAGCCTTTAAGGCAGTTGTTCTTGCTGTACGAAAAGCCATTAAGACAAATGGATCGTCTAAGGTTGGGTGGTATACAACACTCTTTTGATTTTGCTTAATGTTCTTTAGTATCCCATGCAG contains:
- the LOC113344403 gene encoding protein AUXIN SIGNALING F-BOX 2-like; the encoded protein is MSDFLEEVLELVFGFLTTHQDRNAVSLVCKSWFRVERWSRERVFIGNCYAITPERLITRFPRVKALTLKGKPHFADFNLVPHDWGGFIYPWIEAMAKSYPGLEELRLKRMVVSDDSLELLSRSFPNFKSLVLVTCEGFTTDGLAAIAANCRVLRELDLQENEVDDQRGHWLSCFPQTCTSLVSLNFACLKGEVNLGALERLVARCPNLRSLKLNRSVPLEMLQRILNLAPHLVDLGTGSYIDEPESETYGKFSKAVIKCKSVRSLSGFLEVAPACLPAMYSICSNLTSLNLSYAPGIKGTELIGIILRCNKLQRLWILDCIGDKGLEVVAFICKELQELRVFPSLHGAENACVTEHGLVALSMGCPMLNSLLYFCHQMTNAALITVAKNCPNFVRFRLCILDPKKPDHVTLQPLDEGFGAIVESCKGLRRLSLSGLLTDRVFMYIGMYGEQLEMLSVAFAGDSDKGMLYVLNGCRKLRKLEIRDSPFGDMALLRNMGKYEAMRSLWMSSCDVTLRGCKTLANTMTKLNVEIMNESQEKLNDSQKVDKMYVYRSLDGPRRDAPDFVWTL